In Candidatus Obscuribacterales bacterium, the genomic stretch TGACGTTCCGATCTATTTCAATACAGCTGCCAGATTTTGGCTACACTCAACCCTCGTCTCATAAAGATTTGAGCATTGTGCCGTGTGGCAACTCTGCTCAACCTTCGTCTCATATGAATTGGAGCCTTGAGCAGCGTCGCAATGCTTGCCCATAGTTTCGTCTCCACTTAATTGCGATGATTATTGCTGTAGGGCACATTTGCCCCAGCCCACTGCAGCTTTTCACGCAGTGTGCGGTAGTAAGAATAGTTTTCCCGCAGCATAATAAACTGGGCAGGGCGATCGGCCATACGCACATCTACTCGCTGTCCTGGCCAGATCGAGGTGGCCAACACGCCATCCATCCACAGCTTGGTGTTGAGTTCTCGATCGGCCAACGGCCAAATGCTGACCACCGAACCGCAGGGAAGAATAATCGGACGGCTGGATAGACTTAGAGGACAAATGGGGGTGATGGCGATCGCATCCATGCCGGGATGAAGAATCGGGCCATTGGCAGCCACGGTGTAGCAGGTAGATCCTGTTGGCGTGGCCACAATTAGCCCATCACCTTGGTACTGATCCACCACTTCGCCATCAATGGCTAGCTCTAGAATCGACGTGATCATGCGATCAGCGGAGGCGGGCTTCACGCACATCTCGTTCAGCGCAAAGAAGCGATCGCTCACCGGCTCCAGATTGGTATGGTTGCCCTCAAAGGTTGCGCCCTGGAGCATCATCCGCTGCTGCACCGCAAAGCGATCGTCCCGCAGGCGATCCCACACTTGGTCTGAATCTTGAAAAATATCGAGGGGTTCGGTCAAAAAACCTAGATGACCGCCCACATTTACCGCCAAAATCGGGATGCCGTCCGGGGATAAATGGCGCGCCGCCGCCAAGGTTGTCCCATCGCCCCCCAGCACCAGAGCTAGGTCAATGGGCTGGGAAACCGAGGCCAGAAAAACCGGGTAGGGATTGTCTTTTGGCCCGCTTGGGCCCATTAAAACACGACACCCCCGCGCTTCGAGCTGTCTCGCACAGGCTTCAGCGACCCGCTGGCTATTGCGGTCTCCAGCTTTGTGGGCAATGATGACTTGCTTTAAATCCACTCCCTTACCACTTGAGGAGATTGAATTGCTCCATATCCACCGTGTTGCGATTACGGTAGATGGACAGCACAATGGCTAGCCCCACGGCCGCTTCCGCTGCCGCAATTGTAATCACAAACACCCCAAACACCTGCCCTTTGATGCTAGCTGGATCGAGGTAGTTGGCAAAGGCAATCAGGTTGAGGTTGACAGCATTCAACAATAGTTCGATCGACATCAGCACCCGAATGGCATTGCGGCTGGTGACAAGACCATAGATGCCGATACAAAACAGGGCGGCGGCTAGCAGTAGAAAATACTGAAGAGAGATCATGACTATATACAGAGTACAGACTAAAAACACCAGATCAACAGGAAGCGATCGCTGGGGAGCGATCGCCTCTAGAGTTTCCTAACTCTCCGAATCACTAGGGGTTGTTGCCACCCCAGCCAACTCCCGAGGACGCTCAGGCAAGGTTAGTGCTGGACGTTGAATCGTGTCAGCATCTAGGTCAGGCAGAAACTCTCGGCGTGCCAGCACGATTGCTCCAATCAACGCAATCAGCAGCAGCACAGACGCCAATTCAAACGGCAGCAAGAAGTCGCTAAACAAGTGTTGACCAATAATCACCGTCGCGTTGTCTCCCGCCGCAGGCAGCATCGACACTTGCCAGGGGGTAGTTACAATCATCGTGCCTAGGAGAGCAAACAATCCAACGCAGACCAACGCCGTCGCGGCTCGCCCCAGCCACACATTTTTCAGGGGAACAAAATCTTCCTGCTTGTTGACCAACATAATGCCGAACAGGATCAAGACATTCACCGCGCCGACATAGACCAACACTTGGGCCGCTGCCACAAAGCCTGCATTCAGCAAAATATAGAGTCCAGAGATGCTAATAAACACCCCCCCAAGCAAAAAAGCTGAATAGACAATGCTGGATAGCAACACCACACCAAGGGCTGTGCCGAGCATCATCACGGCTAGCACCCCAAACGAAACGAGCTGAACTCCATCGGCTAAATTCACAACTGATGAATCTCCTTCTTTATCGGCTGATAGTTGGGCCCACGAGCAGGATCAGCAGCACAACGTCGTTTACGCCAGTTGCGCCATCAACACCCATGAGCTACTTAGAGGTGGTTTCCTGTTCTTGTTCTTCCAGAATTTCATCTGGAGTCTTGCCAGACCGGCGAGAACCCGCAGGCAGATCATGAGGATCCAGAACACCCTTGGGTAAATACCCCAATTCCCGTAGAGGCGTCACCATTGGATCTTGGGTCACCTTGTAGGGTAGACGGCCCAACGCTACATTATCGTAGTTCAACTCGTGGCGATCATAGGTTGCCAGTTCATATTCTTCCGTCATCGACAAACAGTTGGTGGGGCAATATTCCACACAGTTGCCACAGAAAATACAAACACCGAAGTCAATGCTGTAATGCTTCAGGTTTTTCTTCTTGGATTCTTTGTTAAATTCCCAATCCACCACAGGCAGGTTGATGGGGCAAACTCGTACACAGACTTCGCAGGAAATACACTTATCAAACTCAAAGTGAATACGTCCGCGATAGCGCTCAGACGGGATCAGCTTCTCGTAAGGATACTGCACCGTGACAGGACGACGCTGCATATGGTCGAAGGTCACCGACAGACCTTGACCAATATACTTGGCGGCCTGCAGCGTCTCCTTGGTATAGTCGCTGACTTGTTTGAGAAACTTCAACATGGTGTTTTGCTCTCTCGGTATGCTCAGATAATCGGCGTCTGCAATGGGTAACGCGAGGGTAGACCGTCGTTAAGAATAGGTCTTAACCGCCAAAGGCGATGGGGAAAGCTAGCTTCAGCCCTGCCGTCACCAGTAAGTTGACAAGGGCAATGGGCAAGAGGAACTTCCAGCCCAAGTTCAATAGTTGGTCAATGCGCACCCGAGGCACAGTCCATCGCACCAACACGGCCAGAAAGACCAACAGGTAAGCCTTAAAGATCGTCATGACAATCCCTAAGGAAGCGGTGACGACCTGAAGCCACGGCGTGGTTTCGCTCACTCCAATCCAACGAGAGATCAGATCAATAGAGATTGGAAATTCCCAGCCGCCGAGATATAGCACGGCTACCAGCAGGGCAGATAGCACTAGGTTAACGTAGGAGCCTAGATAGAAGAGGGCAAACTTCATGCCCGAATATTCTGTTTGGTAGCCTGCCACCAGTTCTTCTTCCGCTTCAGGCAAGTCAAAGGGCAAACGCTCACATTCTGCCAGGGCAGACACCCAGAATATCAGAAAGCCAACCGGCTGCCGCCAGATATTCCATCCGAGGATGCCGTAGCCCGACTGCTGTTCCACAATGTCGATGGTGCTCAGGGAGTTAGACATCATGACGATGGCTAAGACCGCTAGTGCCAAGGGAATTTCATAGCTGATGGATTGGGCAGCAGCCCGCAGGCCACCGAGAAGCGCATATTTATTGTTGGAGGCATAGCCTGACATCAGCAGACCGATGGGGGCAATGCTCGACAGGGCAATCCATAGAAAAATGCCGACCCCAAGATCCGTAATCAGCATGTGTTGGCCGAAGGGCACCACGATGAAGGAGAGGAA encodes the following:
- the ndhI gene encoding NAD(P)H-quinone oxidoreductase subunit I, with protein sequence MKFLKQVSDYTKETLQAAKYIGQGLSVTFDHMQRRPVTVQYPYEKLIPSERYRGRIHFEFDKCISCEVCVRVCPINLPVVDWEFNKESKKKNLKHYSIDFGVCIFCGNCVEYCPTNCLSMTEEYELATYDRHELNYDNVALGRLPYKVTQDPMVTPLRELGYLPKGVLDPHDLPAGSRRSGKTPDEILEEQEQETTSK
- the nuoK gene encoding NADH-quinone oxidoreductase subunit NuoK, with amino-acid sequence MSLQYFLLLAAALFCIGIYGLVTSRNAIRVLMSIELLLNAVNLNLIAFANYLDPASIKGQVFGVFVITIAAAEAAVGLAIVLSIYRNRNTVDMEQFNLLKW
- a CDS encoding NAD(+) kinase, whose translation is MDLKQVIIAHKAGDRNSQRVAEACARQLEARGCRVLMGPSGPKDNPYPVFLASVSQPIDLALVLGGDGTTLAAARHLSPDGIPILAVNVGGHLGFLTEPLDIFQDSDQVWDRLRDDRFAVQQRMMLQGATFEGNHTNLEPVSDRFFALNEMCVKPASADRMITSILELAIDGEVVDQYQGDGLIVATPTGSTCYTVAANGPILHPGMDAIAITPICPLSLSSRPIILPCGSVVSIWPLADRELNTKLWMDGVLATSIWPGQRVDVRMADRPAQFIMLRENYSYYRTLREKLQWAGANVPYSNNHRN
- a CDS encoding NADH-quinone oxidoreductase subunit J → MNLADGVQLVSFGVLAVMMLGTALGVVLLSSIVYSAFLLGGVFISISGLYILLNAGFVAAAQVLVYVGAVNVLILFGIMLVNKQEDFVPLKNVWLGRAATALVCVGLFALLGTMIVTTPWQVSMLPAAGDNATVIIGQHLFSDFLLPFELASVLLLIALIGAIVLARREFLPDLDADTIQRPALTLPERPRELAGVATTPSDSES
- the nuoH gene encoding NADH-quinone oxidoreductase subunit NuoH codes for the protein MNSSGIDLQRSFIELLAQLGLPAELAKAVWVPLPLLLMLVSATVGVLVTTWLERKVSAAAQQRIGPEYAGPFGMLIPVADGVKLLFKEDIVPAKADRWLFTLGPVLVVVPVFLSFIVVPFGQHMLITDLGVGIFLWIALSSIAPIGLLMSGYASNNKYALLGGLRAAAQSISYEIPLALAVLAIVMMSNSLSTIDIVEQQSGYGILGWNIWRQPVGFLIFWVSALAECERLPFDLPEAEEELVAGYQTEYSGMKFALFYLGSYVNLVLSALLVAVLYLGGWEFPISIDLISRWIGVSETTPWLQVVTASLGIVMTIFKAYLLVFLAVLVRWTVPRVRIDQLLNLGWKFLLPIALVNLLVTAGLKLAFPIAFGG